The following nucleotide sequence is from Eremothecium cymbalariae DBVPG#7215 chromosome 6, complete sequence.
GATCGACTTGCTCTATTCTTTTATGCCCTTCTCTAACTTTCGTCTCTTGTCGCTGATATTTCAACAATGCTCCCTTCTTTTGGCTGACCCTCTAAGTCCCCTTCTCTAACTTCTATTTACCCCTTTCTACTCTGTTTTATGACTGACTGAATCTCTACCTTTTTCACCACATCCATATCTTCGTTCTCACGACTTTTCCTAACtagtattattatcattctcattttcattttcattatatcACCTAAGCCGCCTTACCCCATCTTTCGGCCTCTTCAACTTCTAGCCACACTACTACCTTTAATAATTAAATATGATATGCACTGTATCGTCCGCCGTATGGCATATCTCTTTTGTCGTTGTCGCTTTAATCATCTAATACTTCTCCGTACCGTATATAATTCTTCCCATctatatagatatatatatatatacgtttATTACCACTATTACTGCTACCCTGTATACACTAACATAGATAGACACATTTTGTATGTCATCGTCAGCTTTTCACTGCCATACTACTGCTTATAAATCTGCCTGGGAAGAAGTCAACCATGCTTTTTATGTTAGCCCCGGGCTAGAAAGCTTCCTAAGCTTAAACTACTACTCTAGCTAGTACAACTTGTCCAGTTTCACCGAACTCCAGGATGCTTCCACATAAATTTGAATTGGAGCTCTTGCAATTGGATTACAACACAGCGTCGCTAACATGCACTCAGAAAatcagaaacaaaaagggACAAAGGCATCTTGATCTAAAGACCAACGCACCCGAAGAATAAAAAGTGactacaaatatatatgcagCAATGTTTACAATTAATGGCACTCAGATGCTTCCCATGAATGACTTGATTCCATTTGATGATACTTATGTGCTTTATAATCCAAACGATATTGTATCATTTATCTCGTGCTActtttctcttcttccAATTGCTATTCTTGTGTTTTACTTCTCATGGTTTGTGACAACTCGTGAAATGGAAGCAGTGTTTATTGCGGTTGGCCATCTAGCTAATgagattttgaataacGTTGTAAAGAATTTTGTAAAAGAGCCGAGACCATACAATTTTGGTAGTTTCCAGAGAGAATCATTGAGATCAGGGTTTGGGATGCCAAGTGCACATTCCCAATTTATGGGGTTTTTTGCAATGTTTCTGGGTCTGCGACTCTGGTTGCAGTGGACTGGGTTACGGAAATTGCATAGGGTTTCTGGGACGGttatattgtttttggCAACTCTTGGTGTGGCAGGGTCTCGGGTATATTTGGGATACCATAGTGTGCCTCAGGTGATTGTTGGCATATCGCTTGGCACATTCTTTGGTTCACTTTATTTTATAGTGGTCGGGTTCATCAGACATAGTGGGCTTTCGGACTGGGTTTTGTCATGGAGACTTGCGAAATGGTTCCTCGTCAAGGATTCATGTTATCACTCCCCCAGGAGCCTTCGGGAAGACTATGACGCCTATTGGAAGAGACGCCAAGCTCAGATTCTAAAGTTCAAAAAGGATATTTAGGTTTGTGATTAAGATGAGTacaaaaaatcaaatagAAGAGGTTGAGACGTAACATGGGTTTGAACTTGGTTGATAATTAAGTCATGCAGGCCATTCCTCCTACAATTGAATAGAAGATACGTTGTACACACGTCTTATCTGTGTCATATATTTTGGAACCTCtcttttcatcttttaaaagtgttattattactaaGTAAAGTACCTTTCTCTTCTCCAGAGTCACAAACGAgcattttaaaacatatcAAACCTCTGATTAAAATAATTCCACAATACTAATGAAAgatataacaaaaacacaTAATTCTACAATTGCATTGCTATATCCTATAGACTTACAGGCTATATGAAAACTTGTTACTTTTAGAAGATACTACGgttctttttgatttaCATTCGTGTGTTCGTTGGTTCATTCACTCGCTCACCCTTGTTTTCAACAGTAAGTGGTATTTTAGTAACTTTATTTTCAAACGGACCAAATGAGATCTCAATCAATTCATCTCTTATAAACTTTAGAGAAGGTATATCATGACATGAACAAGCTACTACGTAACCGTATAATACTTTTAACGTAGACTCGTGTCCAATTATTAAAATGTCACCACACATACGTTCCATTTCTAAGAGCAAAGGTTCAATTCTCACGGCTAAATCATGATATGACTCTGCTCTTGGAAATCTATGGTGGTAGGGATCTTTCATATATTCTTTGTATTCGGTAGGAAATTGTTCTATTATGTCGTCCTCTGAGAGGTCTGAAACCATTCCCGGATGTAGCTGTTGTAATTGAGAACACTGGCGTACTTTTATACCTTTTTCAAGGAAAAATGCAGCGGTGTCGTAGGTTCTTTTACGTGGAGCAGTCCAAACTACAAATGAATCGTCGTCAGTTCCATCTCCGGAGGCATATTGCCTCAGATTTGTCTTTCCAAGTGATTCCGTTCTCTTCATAGTAGCTGATGTTGGAACTAGTGGATTCTCATTTTCAGATGCTAGAGAATTCAGAGAAGATGCAGACGCTAAATTCTCACCATACACCGGAGTGTCATTTTGTTCCATACGTCTCTTATTGATCTGCTCAAGAACAGTGTCCGTCAAAACCTTAGAATATTCAATGCCCTTTTCGTTCagatcttcatcgtcaaTGTACTTGTCTTTGTCGCTAGTTCCACAGCGAGCAAAGTATACACATCCCTTCTTATCCCTCAAGTTCATCAGGAAAAACACAATCTTGTTAATTAAAAACCCATGATAGTTCTTATTGACGCTTAATTTTTCACCAAAATTGATGTACTTCACATAGCTTAAACCCTCCTCAGGAGTCATTTCCTCGTACAAACTCTTATTCAATTTGAGTCTCTTCACATAATCGGTAATAGCATCTTCTTTTGACCATCCTTGGTAGTCGAAAGAATTAGCTGCCATTTCGACATTTCGATTAAGTAGATTCACATCATTGACCACTGATTCGATAAACAAAACTTTAATATTCAGAGACTCAAACGTTTCGGCGAGCCGTTTCCTCTCGCTTTTAATGATATTTAATGCATCATATACTGCCAGCTGGCCCTTTTCTTCCTCAAAGAATTTCCTCATATCATCAGTTACATCCCGCAGAATCATCCCCCGTAACTTAGCTCCTTCCTCGGTCGTTGGCTTGGCAGAAAAGTAATCCAAAGGTACTTTGATACAGTCCATAGCTGCCTTTTCGCGTCTGTATTCTGATACATGAAACGAGTTAGTCCTAACCCCCAACCACCTAGTATACCTTGTTATAGAAACAGAAACCAATGTCTTTGAAGTAGCTGGAAGACCAACCAAAACGATTAATATCTTTCCCGCATGAAACAACCTACCAGATTCCGTTGAATACAACTGTCCTGGCGATATGTAGTCCCCGTTAACACTTGTATGGACCCCGTCTGCCAAGGGAGGCTTCAGCTTCACCCTACAATCTCCCGAATTGCTCGACCATCGCTTCCTAGTCCTTGCCTGGTGATTCCCCACAGCTGGTGGAGTGGCAGTTTCTGTTGACTCCGTGTTACCCAGAGCAAAACTGCTGTTACTAAAGTCGAGCCCAGTATCTGGCTCCTCATCATCCGATGATAATATTGCCGACATGATTCTGCGCAAGGCTTTAACGGACAAACTACACTTGTCCCAAATAAACCCAAACCTAACCAGTTTGTTCTCAACAGTACTATATGCGTACGCATGCACGTCCTTTAGTAGCAATCTACtgaatacatatataataacagCTTTTGTTTAACATTATAACTTTGCTAAATTTTTGTGGGGCAAAACAGGCAAAAGTCTCCCATTCCCTAACGTAATCCGAGTCCGGACAAACAAAGGGGCATTTATACGTGGTTTATACGACTAATTCCCGCTGGAAAACTATACCTCCTAATGTCTCTTCCCTCCTGGTCTCTGTAATGGTTTGTCAACGATCTAACAACATGTATGTATGTTGTAAAAGCCGACTGGGCTGGATGCACATTTTCCTGCGTCCATCCATGCAGGCAATTGCAGAAAAGCCCCAGAAGACGCAGTGGAGAGACTAGATTAACCACGATTTAGTTTTTAagatttattatatatattgaaagATACTAGTAGAAAAGTAAACTGGCgtaaaatataattatttATAATATGCTTATGATATCATTCCGTAGAATACATCTCTATTCCAACTTACCACCCTTTCTTTCAATCAAGGCCTTTCTGTCCTTGTCCAAGTGCAACTTGGTAATTACAACCTTGGATGGGTGAACGTCCAATGGGACTGAAGCACCGTTGGACTTTTCCTTGGTCAACTTGTCGACACGGATGGCAAACTTCAATCTGTAGACAGAAGAGACCTTACCCTGCTGGCCCTTCTTAGAACCACGGGAAACCAAAACTTCGTCATCCTTTCTGATTGGCAAGGCTCTGATGTTGTATTGCTCTCTCAATTCCTTGGACAAAGGAGCCGACAACAAAATACGACGTTCAGAGGATGGGGCAGTGAAGTAAGCCTTTCTGGCCTTTCTTCTGTCGGAGGAAACGTCTGCACATAAAAAGTTAGTAATCTTGAAGTATTGATTGTAACGAATAAAAAACGACCCGTGAAcggaaaaacaaaattctGGATCTGGATACGTTGTATACCATCACATCAGCAACCTGGAGATCAGTTTGCAAAAGAGAATCTtgtatccaaatattccagACATAAGACTAAACCAACTGCATAACCAACAAATTCACCACTGGAACATCTGTCTGACAACACCTTCTTTTAACCACTATCATACTCCAAGTAAACggtcaacaacaacaaaaaaattctcatatatattcatatcaTAAATCTTTGGTTTCATCTTAAACGTCTGCCTGCTACAGATGCATAGCCCAGTATATTTTTCAGTTCCACTTGTGCCACCAAACAGCTCAGTCACATACCTAGAGATTGCTTAGCCATTGCTTTTAATAACCTTGTATGGTTCTTCAGATCCGAGCCTATGTGGGATACAGAATAACACCTCAAATGTTAGATTACTGATGTTGTGCTGTTGAAGCTGGGATTGCTAGCCTGCCTGCCAAACTGGAGAAAGTCAGCTGCTGCCCTCGGGGACTAAGAGGCAGTGATCGCGTCGCCCGTGCGTGCGGAGGGGCCCTGCCTGCGAGCTAGGCAGGAGCCGCTACGCTAGGCGGAGAACCTCCGCCTAGCTCGCCCGCCCATGGCCGCAGGGCTCCCTCTGCGTGAGGTGCCGTCCGTGTAGATCTTCATAGGAGCGCGGTGGGGGCCCacaattttcattttgaaaaatatttgtatgTATGGGTGTAGCAGTCTCAGCATAAAACTCACATACAATCGCAGAACCTCTCTCTACAAACATACAAACGATGTAGATGAGGACCGTTTCGAGTACAATGTATAGATAGAGGAGGTCAATGTATATAAATTGGGCAGCTGCAACTATCAAAAATATGCACATTGCGGCGTTCGTCGCTGTGTAGAGTTTATCATGTCATAGCCCCTCCCGGGACTCGAACCCGGATCACATCCACCGGAAAAATGTATGCTAACCATTGCACTAAAGGGGCAGTAACCTCATAAGACTGTAGTTCATTAAGTGGATCTAAGTAGTACTGAAATGCGTCATTGtgtgtcgtaaaatcaaaagagcatcccgatagttatgatagtcaggctaaggagcatgttgatagtcacgataacaagacaaagaagcagcgaatcagagtcgttaggagactatgaagatgataaccattgtataacagcgaatcagagttgttagaagtgtcaagataaccactgagctgttatcggctaggaatctgcatagcaagtaagcaagagagcttaagtaggacaacagaaactatataagaagacccaaactagctagattagattagatataggtccagctagatccccagagggtagttgagccagattagagactatataaacagtaactgatcatcaacctaagtattagttggcacgtgacgagaagttcaagctagcacgtgaccccaactagtggccctcgacaaTTGACGTAAAACAAAGAGGTATCCAGCAGCAAGGCTACGTACGTATGTGTAGTTGTAAATGATTAAGCACTATATCTATGACGGCGGGGAGGGGATCTTATATTTGATTGTGGATGTTAGCTGTGCTGTGGTCTCCACAATGTAGCGCATCCATTTAAGCTGCACGGCTGATCTCGCAGCAGATCACATGTAACTAGCGTGAAAAGGTTTCCTCCATGCAACAGACGTTCCTTTCGTAGATATAGATAGGTATGTAGTAGCCAGATCTATATAGTGTCAGCGATTTGTGTCGGAATTgttgatcacgtgatggCGTAGGTTGACCAATGAACGTCCATTTTAAGTTAAGACGGGAGAGTAGAAAGAGGCTTGATCTTTTTCCAAGATTCTATATGTAATATGATTGACGTTTGGTTCTTTAGGAAGTTTAGTGATCTAAGGATGTTTTCAAGTATTAGTAGAAGTATGGATGGAGTGTGGGTAGGGCGGAAGCTGTGCAGGAGTCAGATTAAAGCAGTTGAGGTATTATCAAGGTACAGTAATATTAATGTTGGATTACGGACAAGTGCACTAAGGTCATCAGCGACTACAAAAGGCGGTAATGCAGGGCACAGATATATGTATTCTACATTTAATGGGACGAGCACTAAGAATAGTGCTTCTGGTAAATACAGTACTGAGAAGAAACTGCCACTATGGCCTAGAGTGAAATCTGCTGTTTCGTTTAGTGTATCCGGGATTTTAATTGTTGGAGCGACAGGCTTAGCAGGGGTAGTGGTGTATCTCATTTTATCTGAATTGTTCTCTCCATCGGGAGACAcacaaatattcaatagGGCAGTGACTAAAATTGAGGCGGATACAGTGGCTCGTAGTTTATTGCAGTGTAACGATTATGAGAATAGCAGGGAGAGATTGAAGGCATACGGTGAAACCTTGCATAATGATAAGTGGACTAGAAATAGACCAATTAAGTCTacaagaagaattgaaaaggaTGGTAAAGAGCATTATTTTATGAAATTTCATGTAGAATCTAATAAGAAAATTGGATTGGTGACTGTGGAAGCAAGGGAGTCTGAAAAGAGCTATCAGCCCGATTTCATATCAATGTATTTGGATGTATCGGGGCATGAACGGTATTATCTTATCAAGTCCAGACCTTTAGTGGTCAAGCCAAAGGGGTTTTTAGGTGTGAATTGGGGTCCAAAGCGGGACTGAATGTTGAggaataatatatgtaCATCAGTATATATCTAAGTGAGAAAGTGCATCAAGATCTTATGTTGTTGTCtatactttttttgtttttacaTTTCGCATTTGgcattttgatgatgaatgCAGtaatatgtatatacgATCATCAACCCATTCGATTTCAGAGGCGTccattatttatttatgcGGGTTCGCTGTTCTGTTTATACCATCATTCTGTATATGATTTTGCGGAAAgagatatattaaataataagtgctattttattttctaaTGATTGTTTAGTAAATTTTGTCTCTATAAAAATTGCAAATAAAGTATGGTTGCTACTGTAGGTAGTAATATCAGAAGCGCTGTTTCTAGTCTATTTTGCATGCTATTGCCTCCATCATTAACATCCTTCCCTACTGGCTGGACAGTTGGTGGTTCCACTAATTTCTTGGCGGCTTGACGTTTTACGTCTTCAATCACAGTTTGACATTGTTGTGTGACACCAATGCTCTTtgcattgaagaagaagtcgTTGCTTGCAATAGGACATTCATTCTTAGTAATTTTACGTCTCAAATAAAGTTTGCTGAGTTGCAAGCTCAATTTATGCCTAGTGTCGCAGTCGGAATATTCACCGTATACGCCTGCACCGCCATCGCCATTAATATCCATACAGTTTACAAACCCGCAAACGTATTCGAAGTAATTTTTATACGATATAGGGTCTTGTAAGTTTAAGGATAAACATGGTAGCGCCTGTTCTAAGCATCCACATTTACGGCTATCTGGAGTTGGCGGTAACACATTGGAAGCCTGCCAGGTGGATGATCTTCCAGGGCATTCTCTAACATTCTGTGTATACGAGCTTTCAAAAGAACTCCTGGAAACACCCTTCGGATTGGCCTTTTCGTATTCCCTTTgtaaatttttgaaatcagGTAGCTCTAATACTTGATTATCTTTGGTTACTTTTACTACTCCATATTCgttatcttcttcaaaatacaTATACGCTAGACCACCAGACCAAACAGGGGTCATCATGGAACCATATAAGGCCTGAACCTCTGTGAATGGCCTAGGTCGAATCGTATTACATCCAAATTCTGAAAAGAATACAGGTACAGGAAAGTTTCTAAATTCATTGGTTCTTTCTCTGTAACCACTGGTTCCAAAGGATGAATGCCCACACCATTCATACATATTTATACCATAAAAGTCTGCAGTAACATTCCCACATACAAAGTAATCAGCTAAGTGATCTCTTGTCTCTTGGTCATCGTTGGTAGAATATCCGACGGGTAATGTTCTATACCCCATCTGTTTAATATAGTTTTTAACATCCCTAATAGCAGCTTTCACAAACGGAGAAGCCTGAGTATTTGTTCGATCATTAGTAACCTCATTTCCAGCAAAGAATCCTAATACATTATTGAATTTCTGCATCGAATCAACTACATCTTTATAACGTTGGAAAACCTTAACATCCCAACTGGGTGTTTCTCTGATGATCGAAACGTCAGGCTCAGACAAATCGATCAATACGTAAATACCATTCCTATCCAATTCTTCCATACACACATCGTGTGACTTGGTAGGATCAATAGAATAGACACGAATTGTGTTCACTCccaattttttcaaatatggcAAGTCTCTTTTACATATGTCTACCTCTGCTAGAGgatcaatatatttggtgTCAGCAGGATACCCGCTATCGGATTCCTGAGGAGCACTGCTTGGTTGGTATGCAATACCCTTAATGAAGAACTGCTCTCCACTAACTGAATCGAAGAACTTATTCCCAACAATTTCAATAACTGGAAGTCCGGACGAATAAGGTCCAGTGGTGTTATTCAGAGCTCTTACAAGCCCAGTGGATACGACTGTCGCTTGGGTTAGGATATTATGAAGCTTCATTACCAATTTATTCTTGCTGTTTTAGAGCAAAGTCTGCGCTTATAGATTCACTTTGTggttttatatatgttctAACATTATAACTCGCCGGCGGTTGAcatatttttcatgttGGCAAAAACGAAAAACTCCGGAGATGTGCACAATGCAAAATGAAAACTCATCGAACCACCCACCTACTAAAGTAGACTAATATGCGCTTACCCGTGGATTGAAAAGCATTCTAAATATTTTGTCCAACCCTTTACTTACAAGCCAGTTTATCTTTGGTTTCTATGTGGAATTAAAgattataataattatgTAACTGTCGCTGATATGCATTTGGTTGGTGGCTTTTCAAAGCTATTTAACGGACCGTTTTGCGTATTTCCATTTTCGTATATACAGTCGCCGAGCTTTTTTCTGCAGTGGCAAGCAGTTTTataaaacaacaaatattaaaatagAATTCGATCTAAACCAAAAGTAATAGGGCGTTTTTACGCAAAAGTTACTAATTTTTAtacataataataataataataataataataataataataataataataataataataataataataataacgGATAGTACTAACAGAAATAGTAATTAATATATCGCAGTTCATAgagatcatca
It contains:
- the CAX4 gene encoding dolichyldiphosphatase (similar to Ashbya gossypii ACL186W); the protein is MFTINGTQMLPMNDLIPFDDTYVLYNPNDIVSFISCYFSLLPIAILVFYFSWFVTTREMEAVFIAVGHLANEILNNVVKNFVKEPRPYNFGSFQRESLRSGFGMPSAHSQFMGFFAMFLGLRLWLQWTGLRKLHRVSGTVILFLATLGVAGSRVYLGYHSVPQVIVGISLGTFFGSLYFIVVGFIRHSGLSDWVLSWRLAKWFLVKDSCYHSPRSLREDYDAYWKRRQAQILKFKKDI
- a CDS encoding bifunctional fructose-2,6-bisphosphate 2-phosphatase/6-phosphofructo-2-kinase (similar to Ashbya gossypii ACL185C); translated protein: MSAILSSDDEEPDTGLDFSNSSFALGNTESTETATPPAVGNHQARTRKRWSSNSGDCRVKLKPPLADGVHTSVNGDYISPGQLYSTESGRLFHAGKILIVLVGLPATSKTLVSVSITRYTRWLGVRTNSFHVSEYRREKAAMDCIKVPLDYFSAKPTTEEGAKLRGMILRDVTDDMRKFFEEEKGQLAVYDALNIIKSERKRLAETFESLNIKVLFIESVVNDVNLLNRNVEMAANSFDYQGWSKEDAITDYVKRLKLNKSLYEEMTPEEGLSYVKYINFGEKLSVNKNYHGFLINKIVFFLMNLRDKKGCVYFARCGTSDKDKYIDDEDLNEKGIEYSKVLTDTVLEQINKRRMEQNDTPVYGENLASASSLNSLASENENPLVPTSATMKRTESLGKTNLRQYASGDGTDDDSFVVWTAPRKRTYDTAAFFLEKGIKVRQCSQLQQLHPGMVSDLSEDDIIEQFPTEYKEYMKDPYHHRFPRAESYHDLAVRIEPLLLEMERMCGDILIIGHESTLKVLYGYVVACSCHDIPSLKFIRDELIEISFGPFENKVTKIPLTVENKGERVNEPTNTRM
- the RPL26A gene encoding 60S ribosomal protein uL24 (similar to Ashbya gossypii ACL184C), with protein sequence MAKQSLDVSSDRRKARKAYFTAPSSERRILLSAPLSKELREQYNIRALPIRKDDEVLVSRGSKKGQQGKVSSVYRLKFAIRVDKLTKEKSNGASVPLDVHPSKVVITKLHLDKDRKALIERKGGKLE
- the TIM21 gene encoding Tim21p (similar to Ashbya gossypii ACL183W), giving the protein MIDVWFFRKFSDLRMFSSISRSMDGVWVGRKLCRSQIKAVEVLSRYSNINVGLRTSALRSSATTKGGNAGHRYMYSTFNGTSTKNSASGKYSTEKKLPLWPRVKSAVSFSVSGILIVGATGLAGVVVYLILSELFSPSGDTQIFNRAVTKIEADTVARSLLQCNDYENSRERLKAYGETLHNDKWTRNRPIKSTRRIEKDGKEHYFMKFHVESNKKIGLVTVEARESEKSYQPDFISMYLDVSGHERYYLIKSRPLVVKPKGFLGVNWGPKRD
- the GAS2 gene encoding 1,3-beta-glucanosyltransferase (similar to Ashbya gossypii ACL182C), which produces MKLHNILTQATVVSTGLVRALNNTTGPYSSGLPVIEIVGNKFFDSVSGEQFFIKGIAYQPSSAPQESDSGYPADTKYIDPLAEVDICKRDLPYLKKLGVNTIRVYSIDPTKSHDVCMEELDRNGIYVLIDLSEPDVSIIRETPSWDVKVFQRYKDVVDSMQKFNNVLGFFAGNEVTNDRTNTQASPFVKAAIRDVKNYIKQMGYRTLPVGYSTNDDQETRDHLADYFVCGNVTADFYGINMYEWCGHSSFGTSGYRERTNEFRNFPVPVFFSEFGCNTIRPRPFTEVQALYGSMMTPVWSGGLAYMYFEEDNEYGVVKVTKDNQVLELPDFKNLQREYEKANPKGVSRSSFESSYTQNVRECPGRSSTWQASNVLPPTPDSRKCGCLEQALPCLSLNLQDPISYKNYFEYVCGFVNCMDINGDGGAGVYGEYSDCDTRHKLSLQLSKLYLRRKITKNECPIASNDFFFNAKSIGVTQQCQTVIEDVKRQAAKKLVEPPTVQPVGKDVNDGGNSMQNRLETALLILLPTVATILYLQFL